One part of the Armatimonadota bacterium genome encodes these proteins:
- a CDS encoding NFACT family protein, with amino-acid sequence MSLRTPFDSLTLAAVLHETAFLAGAKVQRIVQLDDSTLVFGLYTKGQEHQLLVSWHPELFRIHLLANRPTALGEPPALCMALRKYLVGGRLEFIRQRGLDRVADFGFASAHGDFQMAVELMGRHSNAVLVDGNRRILAAGKTVPLRLSKRPIRIGQGYEPPPFDAKPSLLLAHEGDELGGFEGVSPFLTKLISAGVSLSDVQRRIRENDWDPCLSNSAGAYPLDFSILDQSAIPKPNLNTALESAYVDRGLRDALAGQRSQLATQLQRVADARRAALRGIEEAIELADRAAEIQAQAELILAYQGSIRPGQKQLDAWDFQGEPVQIKLDPEMTAVENANRLFAKAKHAKERRDEVEAQGDRLRQDLTTVESLLIQIEGAATLSELGSVRAEADKRKYLHHAAAPKAKEDRPYEGNPIRELLSPGGFKVLYGTTATSNDFLTNRVAKGNDWWFHVRGQTSAHVVLQTHNQPDKVQRPDIEFAALVTVRNSVAKHGSFVPVDYTLKKYVRKPRGSAPGLAVYEREKTIHVDP; translated from the coding sequence GTGAGTTTACGCACCCCGTTCGATAGCCTGACCTTGGCCGCCGTTTTGCACGAAACGGCGTTCTTGGCGGGGGCCAAAGTGCAGCGGATCGTCCAATTGGACGATTCCACCTTGGTGTTTGGGCTTTACACCAAAGGCCAAGAGCACCAATTGTTGGTGAGCTGGCATCCCGAGCTGTTTCGCATCCACTTGCTGGCTAACCGGCCGACGGCTTTGGGCGAGCCTCCTGCGCTCTGTATGGCGCTGCGGAAATACCTTGTCGGCGGCCGTTTGGAGTTCATCCGACAACGCGGATTGGACCGTGTGGCGGATTTCGGCTTTGCCTCGGCCCATGGAGATTTCCAGATGGCCGTCGAACTGATGGGACGGCACAGCAACGCTGTTTTGGTCGATGGCAACCGGCGGATTTTGGCGGCCGGAAAAACGGTGCCCTTGCGGCTCTCCAAGCGGCCAATCAGAATTGGGCAGGGTTATGAGCCGCCCCCGTTCGACGCCAAACCTTCCCTTCTGCTCGCCCACGAGGGCGACGAATTGGGCGGGTTTGAAGGGGTCTCGCCGTTTTTGACCAAACTGATATCGGCCGGGGTTTCCCTGTCCGATGTGCAACGTCGGATCCGGGAAAACGATTGGGATCCCTGTTTGAGTAACTCAGCTGGCGCCTATCCGCTTGATTTTTCGATTCTGGATCAATCGGCCATCCCCAAACCCAACCTCAACACTGCCCTAGAGTCTGCCTATGTGGATCGTGGGCTCCGCGACGCGCTTGCCGGTCAAAGGAGCCAACTTGCCACGCAATTGCAAAGGGTTGCCGATGCCCGAAGGGCGGCCCTTCGAGGTATCGAGGAAGCGATAGAACTGGCTGACCGCGCGGCCGAAATCCAAGCCCAGGCCGAATTGATCTTGGCTTACCAAGGCTCGATCCGGCCAGGGCAAAAGCAATTGGATGCTTGGGATTTCCAAGGCGAGCCGGTTCAGATCAAGCTCGATCCGGAAATGACAGCCGTCGAAAACGCCAATCGCTTGTTCGCAAAAGCCAAACACGCCAAAGAACGCCGCGACGAGGTTGAAGCCCAAGGTGATCGCCTGCGCCAAGACCTGACCACGGTCGAGTCGTTGCTGATCCAAATCGAAGGGGCCGCAACGCTTTCTGAACTCGGATCCGTACGCGCAGAGGCCGACAAGCGCAAGTATCTCCACCATGCGGCCGCCCCCAAGGCCAAAGAAGACCGGCCCTATGAAGGCAACCCGATCCGGGAATTGCTCAGCCCTGGTGGGTTCAAAGTCCTTTATGGGACAACCGCCACCAGCAACGACTTTTTGACCAACCGGGTCGCCAAAGGCAATGATTGGTGGTTCCACGTCCGGGGCCAGACTTCGGCCCATGTGGTGTTGCAGACCCACAATCAACCCGACAAAGTCCAGCGGCCAGATATCGAGTTTGCCGCGCTCGTCACCGTGCGGAACAGCGTGGCCAAGCACGGATCGTTTGTGCCGGTCGATTACACGTTGAAGAAGTACGTCCGGAAGCCGCGCGGTTCGGCACCCGGGCTCGCCGTCTACGAAAGGGAGAAGACGATCCATGTGGATCCCTAG
- a CDS encoding M48 family metalloprotease, whose amino-acid sequence MVRWTMVFVAAAALAATGWADPFRPSVLQQIDLGKKAAEQIRKEEKVLPASDPRVIELRRIGDKLRAKIPAKELKDRPWEFSFDVIDSKDVNAFALPGGPIFFYTGLLDKMKTEDEVAAVMGHEMTHVRNQHWASQYADNLKRKLGIIVVLTVIGANQDILNATDMLDDILIGLKYSRKHESEADTVGYDLMTESGYNPQGMVDLFQILLDQGGSKQPEFISDHPDTQKRIDSIKDRMKKDSRSFPALKPRKSKLASGPNLDVSWVGGWPNLGPINPGSAGTGAGQDPLQKGGGLLTGRSRWLAGPLLPQPI is encoded by the coding sequence ATGGTTCGTTGGACAATGGTATTCGTCGCGGCCGCCGCCCTGGCCGCCACCGGGTGGGCCGACCCGTTCCGCCCAAGCGTCCTCCAACAAATCGACCTGGGCAAAAAGGCAGCCGAACAAATTCGAAAGGAAGAAAAGGTCTTGCCCGCAAGTGACCCGAGGGTCATTGAATTGCGCCGGATCGGCGACAAGCTCCGAGCCAAAATCCCGGCCAAGGAACTCAAGGATCGTCCCTGGGAATTCAGCTTCGACGTTATTGATTCCAAAGATGTCAACGCCTTTGCCCTGCCGGGTGGCCCGATCTTTTTCTACACCGGGCTCTTGGACAAAATGAAGACCGAGGACGAAGTGGCGGCGGTCATGGGGCACGAAATGACCCATGTCCGCAACCAGCACTGGGCCAGCCAATACGCCGACAACCTCAAGCGCAAACTCGGGATCATTGTCGTCCTCACCGTCATCGGGGCAAACCAAGACATTTTGAATGCGACCGACATGCTCGACGACATCTTGATCGGGCTGAAGTACTCGCGCAAACACGAATCAGAAGCCGACACCGTGGGCTACGACCTGATGACCGAATCAGGATACAACCCCCAAGGGATGGTCGACTTGTTCCAAATCCTGCTGGATCAAGGGGGATCCAAGCAGCCGGAATTTATCTCGGATCACCCCGACACGCAAAAACGGATCGACTCGATCAAAGATCGGATGAAGAAAGACAGCCGGTCGTTCCCCGCCCTCAAACCGAGGAAATCCAAATTGGCCAGCGGGCCCAACTTGGATGTCTCATGGGTTGGCGGATGGCCAAACCTAGGGCCGATCAACCCTGGCTCGGCTGGAACTGGAGCGGGCCAGGATCCCCTCCAGAAGGGTGGGGGTCTCTTGACAGGGCGATCACGCTGGCTTGCCGGGCCACTTCTCCCGCAACCGATTTGA
- a CDS encoding family 10 glycosylhydrolase, whose amino-acid sequence MIPMLLGLIPMQSSAPPEIKREFRAAWVATVDNIDYPSKPGLPVEQMKAEMLAILDKCKELNMNAIVFQVRPHADALYKSSYEPWSYYLTGKQGKAPDGGFDPLAFTVSEAHKRGIEVHAWFNPYRANHPAQKGPISPDQISNARPDLVVDYGNLKWMIPTAKDVQDRSYNVFMEVATKYDVDGVHIDDYFYPYPVEKDGAKVPFPDDQLYKNYLQSGGQLSLGDWRRKGVDDFILRVHEGLKKQTPWVKFGISPFGIYRPGQPEGIKAGIDQYDELYADALKWYQQGWCDYYTPQLYWPIAQTAQAFPTLLNWWVANNRAKIHLWPGQFTSRTDPKGGNWKASEVTDQINLVRKSQGADGTVHFSMKAIQSNWNGVADALATAYREPALVPESPWMKSPNPGAPDVILDKKSPPSLHFSAPNQKGVSLFVLQDSNGAVVTTGEPGAVQLANAPGQTVFLRIMDRTGKLGPFKAVDGYRLSAKATGPKTSNRG is encoded by the coding sequence ATGATCCCAATGCTCCTCGGACTCATCCCGATGCAGAGTTCTGCCCCACCTGAAATCAAACGCGAATTCCGCGCCGCATGGGTGGCGACGGTGGACAACATCGACTACCCCAGCAAGCCTGGGCTCCCGGTCGAGCAAATGAAAGCCGAGATGCTGGCCATTTTGGACAAGTGCAAGGAGCTGAACATGAATGCCATCGTGTTCCAAGTCAGGCCGCACGCAGACGCCCTGTACAAATCAAGCTACGAACCCTGGAGTTACTATTTGACCGGGAAACAGGGTAAGGCACCTGATGGGGGTTTCGATCCGCTCGCATTCACTGTCTCGGAAGCCCATAAGCGGGGCATCGAAGTCCATGCGTGGTTCAACCCCTACCGGGCCAACCACCCCGCCCAAAAGGGGCCGATCTCCCCAGACCAGATCTCCAATGCCCGGCCAGACCTGGTTGTGGATTACGGCAACTTGAAGTGGATGATCCCGACCGCCAAGGATGTCCAGGACCGCTCATACAATGTATTTATGGAGGTCGCCACCAAATACGATGTGGACGGAGTCCACATCGACGACTATTTCTATCCCTATCCGGTTGAAAAAGACGGAGCCAAAGTGCCATTTCCCGATGACCAGCTCTACAAGAACTACTTGCAGTCTGGCGGGCAACTCAGCCTTGGCGACTGGCGGCGCAAGGGCGTCGACGACTTCATTCTGAGAGTTCACGAAGGACTGAAAAAGCAGACCCCCTGGGTGAAGTTCGGGATTTCGCCTTTTGGCATCTACCGCCCCGGCCAGCCGGAGGGAATCAAGGCGGGGATCGACCAATATGACGAGCTCTATGCCGACGCGCTCAAGTGGTACCAGCAAGGGTGGTGCGACTACTACACCCCTCAACTGTATTGGCCGATCGCCCAAACCGCCCAGGCCTTCCCCACCCTGCTTAATTGGTGGGTTGCCAACAACCGGGCCAAAATCCACTTGTGGCCGGGGCAGTTCACCAGCCGGACTGATCCCAAGGGCGGTAATTGGAAGGCAAGCGAAGTCACCGACCAAATCAACTTGGTTCGCAAAAGCCAGGGGGCAGACGGGACAGTCCACTTCAGCATGAAGGCGATCCAATCCAACTGGAACGGCGTCGCCGATGCCTTGGCCACCGCATACCGGGAGCCGGCCCTGGTTCCAGAATCCCCTTGGATGAAATCGCCCAACCCGGGCGCGCCCGATGTGATTCTGGACAAAAAGAGCCCGCCGAGCCTGCACTTCTCGGCTCCGAATCAAAAGGGGGTGAGCCTGTTCGTCCTGCAAGATTCGAATGGGGCGGTAGTGACGACGGGTGAGCCCGGTGCCGTCCAGTTGGCCAACGCCCCCGGCCAAACCGTGTTCCTGCGCATTATGGATCGGACGGGCAAGCTCGGGCCGTTCAAAGCGGTGGATGGGTATCGCCTTTCGGCAAAGGCAACAGGACCGAAAACGTCGAACCGCGGTTGA
- a CDS encoding Mrp/NBP35 family ATP-binding protein, which yields MAVTESQVLDALRAVQDPDLHQDIVTLGFVKDVRIEGGTVGFTVQLTTPACPVKEILEEQAREAVAAIPGVEAVHVEMTAQVRERPNPADMLPTVRQIIAVASGKGGVGKSTVTVNLAVALAMQGAKVGLMDADVYGPSIPMMTGTNGQYPLTQDAKIIPIERYGIRLMSLGYLLEEGQTPLWRGPMVASTVKQLLSDVKWGTLDYLIVDLPPGTGDAPMTLAQQVPLTGAVIVTTPHNVAANIAGSCAALFRRLNTPVLGVVENMGAMTLPNGETVRVFAGKGGEELAQDLGVPYLGSIPLDPEVSFAGDSGEPVLTTHPHSPASAAFKSVAGEVARQASVIALSRDPHPSGGDPGPLQFQPSQG from the coding sequence ATGGCCGTCACCGAGTCCCAGGTTCTCGACGCTTTGCGCGCTGTCCAAGACCCCGACCTGCACCAGGATATCGTGACCCTCGGATTCGTCAAAGATGTCCGGATCGAAGGCGGAACTGTCGGTTTCACCGTCCAGCTCACGACCCCGGCCTGCCCGGTCAAAGAGATCCTGGAAGAACAAGCCCGCGAAGCCGTGGCGGCGATCCCGGGAGTCGAGGCTGTCCACGTTGAAATGACCGCGCAAGTTCGCGAACGGCCCAATCCGGCCGATATGCTGCCCACCGTCCGGCAAATCATTGCGGTGGCATCGGGCAAAGGCGGCGTGGGCAAGAGCACCGTTACCGTCAATTTGGCGGTCGCTTTGGCCATGCAAGGGGCCAAAGTCGGGCTCATGGATGCCGATGTCTATGGTCCCAGCATCCCGATGATGACGGGAACCAATGGTCAATACCCCCTGACCCAGGATGCGAAGATCATTCCCATCGAGCGGTACGGGATCCGGTTGATGAGCCTCGGCTACCTTTTGGAGGAGGGTCAAACCCCGCTTTGGCGCGGTCCCATGGTCGCATCGACCGTCAAGCAACTACTCAGCGATGTCAAGTGGGGCACCTTGGATTACCTCATCGTCGACTTACCGCCTGGAACCGGGGATGCCCCGATGACCCTGGCGCAACAGGTGCCACTAACCGGGGCCGTGATCGTCACCACCCCGCACAATGTCGCAGCCAACATCGCCGGGAGCTGCGCCGCCCTTTTCCGCCGGTTAAACACCCCGGTTCTTGGCGTGGTTGAAAACATGGGTGCCATGACGTTGCCCAACGGGGAGACCGTCCGGGTTTTTGCCGGAAAAGGCGGCGAAGAGCTTGCGCAGGATCTCGGCGTGCCCTACCTGGGATCGATCCCGCTCGACCCGGAAGTCAGCTTTGCCGGGGATTCCGGTGAACCGGTTTTGACGACGCACCCGCATTCGCCGGCATCTGCGGCATTCAAATCGGTTGCGGGAGAAGTGGCCCGGCAAGCCAGCGTGATCGCCCTGTCAAGAGACCCCCACCCTTCTGGAGGGGATCCTGGCCCGCTCCAGTTCCAGCCGAGCCAGGGTTGA
- a CDS encoding prepilin-type N-terminal cleavage/methylation domain-containing protein: MKSKTGGFTLVEIMIVVLIIGILLAIAVPNFVKARQNSRVQTVVGNLKQIESAKEQWAMDTGAASTATPTSADLTPTYLKKWPVGPVGAGTDYVANDMATLPTFKGKNSDDFQDAATKAAAIAAAGL; encoded by the coding sequence ATGAAAAGCAAGACAGGCGGTTTCACCCTAGTTGAAATCATGATCGTCGTCCTGATCATCGGCATCCTGCTGGCGATTGCGGTCCCCAACTTTGTCAAGGCCCGGCAAAACAGCCGCGTCCAAACGGTTGTCGGGAACCTGAAGCAAATCGAATCGGCCAAGGAGCAATGGGCGATGGACACCGGGGCAGCCAGCACGGCAACCCCAACGAGCGCTGACCTCACCCCGACCTACCTGAAGAAATGGCCGGTCGGCCCGGTTGGCGCCGGCACCGACTATGTCGCCAACGACATGGCCACCTTGCCGACCTTCAAAGGCAAGAATTCCGACGACTTCCAAGATGCGGCTACCAAGGCTGCCGCCATCGCCGCCGCCGGACTCTAA
- a CDS encoding phosphatase PAP2 family protein, which produces MWIPSWVSFWAADQNLYRAIHIGLHREFLDRLMLLLTYTGDGHIQIPVLLGLVAWPKTRRAGYALAAGYLLSGGLRLLVKDWVSRPRPTNFEWSRPLTWPGGLPGGADGWLSRTFDVVPFGDSSFPSGHSTTSFAIAFMAAWLVYRTENGWIGWVACLWATLVGFSRVYIGVHYPGDVVGGAALAGLCTSAVYLLWVNRGWLPGSPARHASPEPDGAQ; this is translated from the coding sequence ATGTGGATCCCTAGCTGGGTCTCCTTTTGGGCGGCCGACCAGAATCTTTACCGGGCGATCCACATCGGCCTGCACCGCGAGTTCCTGGACCGGTTGATGCTCTTGCTCACCTACACGGGCGACGGACACATCCAGATTCCGGTGCTGCTTGGATTGGTTGCTTGGCCCAAAACCCGCCGCGCCGGCTACGCGTTGGCAGCGGGCTACCTCCTCTCGGGCGGCTTGCGGTTGCTCGTCAAGGATTGGGTTTCCCGGCCTCGGCCCACCAATTTTGAGTGGTCGCGCCCGTTGACGTGGCCTGGCGGCTTGCCCGGGGGGGCCGATGGGTGGCTTAGCCGCACGTTTGACGTGGTGCCGTTTGGGGATTCCAGTTTTCCCAGCGGACATTCGACGACCAGCTTTGCCATCGCGTTCATGGCGGCATGGCTGGTGTACAGGACGGAGAACGGTTGGATCGGCTGGGTGGCCTGCCTGTGGGCCACTCTTGTGGGGTTCAGCCGGGTGTACATCGGCGTGCACTATCCCGGAGATGTCGTGGGCGGGGCGGCATTGGCGGGACTCTGCACGTCTGCCGTCTACCTTTTGTGGGTCAACCGGGGCTGGCTACCGGGTTCCCCCGCCCGCCACGCCTCCCCAGAACCCGACGGGGCACAATAG
- a CDS encoding LmeA family phospholipid-binding protein: MKGLKVGAVKARFEQIELDFGLVVESFEVSGQEADCSADPFHIRLSQPGKARAVVTEGAVAQLLAAKAPNSIKDFQVQISDGLIYVEAKAQIVVTIPVKAACSLEIQEGKRLIVRIESVDVMGGAAKNLVESQIAKINPIFDASDLPIDIRLDTVDADAGKIVVDGTVLAI; encoded by the coding sequence GTGAAGGGCCTAAAAGTCGGAGCGGTGAAAGCCCGATTCGAGCAGATTGAGCTGGACTTTGGATTGGTTGTCGAAAGCTTCGAAGTCTCCGGTCAAGAGGCGGATTGCTCGGCCGACCCGTTTCACATCAGGCTGTCCCAGCCCGGAAAAGCCCGCGCCGTCGTCACAGAAGGTGCGGTCGCCCAGTTGCTGGCTGCCAAGGCCCCCAACTCCATCAAAGACTTCCAAGTCCAAATCTCCGACGGGTTGATCTATGTGGAAGCAAAGGCCCAAATCGTTGTCACGATCCCGGTCAAAGCCGCTTGCTCGCTGGAAATCCAAGAAGGGAAGCGGCTGATAGTGCGCATCGAATCCGTGGACGTTATGGGCGGTGCGGCCAAAAACCTCGTCGAATCGCAGATCGCCAAAATCAACCCGATCTTCGATGCGTCCGACCTACCAATCGACATCCGATTGGATACAGTGGATGCCGACGCCGGAAAGATCGTCGTCGATGGAACCGTCTTGGCTATTTAG
- a CDS encoding prepilin-type N-terminal cleavage/methylation domain-containing protein: MTHPRHRRNKGFTLAEVVVGSVISTIVITAAVTMFIGVAAAWARGEGMIDGDSYTRQAVSIAADELREAIYVNVDADGMGVTYRKPKKDASGNFEVPIVWDGIDRRLFVSGGKLKLNDGTNTRTIAKNVLTKDPFMLHSTVYGSQRYNTSYGEEEAPAYRVFVPNAGGLVSEVTVTVVTGSKGGKPGETVRSRKRERVVLRNVPELIK, translated from the coding sequence ATGACCCACCCCCGCCACCGAAGAAATAAAGGATTTACACTCGCCGAGGTCGTCGTCGGATCGGTGATCTCGACAATCGTAATTACGGCGGCCGTCACCATGTTCATCGGCGTCGCGGCTGCCTGGGCCCGCGGAGAAGGCATGATTGATGGCGATTCCTATACCCGGCAAGCCGTCTCCATCGCCGCCGACGAATTGCGAGAGGCGATCTACGTGAACGTCGATGCGGATGGGATGGGAGTCACTTACCGCAAACCAAAAAAGGATGCCAGCGGAAACTTTGAAGTCCCTATTGTTTGGGACGGGATCGACCGGAGGCTTTTTGTGAGCGGCGGAAAGCTCAAGCTGAACGACGGCACCAACACGCGGACGATCGCCAAAAACGTGCTCACTAAGGATCCGTTTATGCTCCATTCAACGGTTTACGGATCCCAGCGATACAACACGTCTTATGGCGAAGAAGAAGCGCCCGCCTACCGGGTTTTTGTCCCGAACGCCGGCGGGCTTGTGAGTGAGGTCACGGTGACCGTCGTCACGGGCAGCAAGGGGGGCAAACCGGGCGAAACCGTCAGGTCGAGAAAAAGGGAACGGGTCGTTTTGCGAAACGTGCCGGAACTGATCAAGTGA
- the trpB gene encoding tryptophan synthase subunit beta gives MAQPSAPGRFGDYGGRYVPETLVPALDELDAAFREAWVQPDFRAEFEGFLRDYVGRPTPLTEAPRISAETGYAVSVKREDLNHTGAHKINNALGQCLLAKRMGKTRIIAETGAGQHGVATATICARLNLECVVYMGEEDTERQRLNVFRMKLLGAEVIPVSSGTKTLKDALNEAMRDWVANVRDTHYVIGTAAGPHPYPYMVREFQSVIGKEARAQYLERHGCLPDTLVACVGGGSNAIGFFHAFVGDPSVRIFGVEAGGDGVATGRHAAPLSAGRPGVLHGSYSYLMQDGDGQILPTASVSAGLDYPGVGAEHSYLKDSGRVEYLAVTDDEALDAFRWLSQMEGLIPAFESAHAIALLRKGLWEPGTRVLVNLSGRGDKDMERASQIFNL, from the coding sequence ATGGCACAACCTTCGGCCCCAGGCCGCTTTGGAGACTACGGCGGGCGTTACGTCCCCGAAACCCTGGTGCCGGCCCTGGATGAGCTGGATGCCGCCTTTAGGGAAGCGTGGGTTCAACCCGATTTCCGTGCCGAATTTGAGGGGTTCCTCCGCGACTATGTCGGCCGGCCGACTCCGCTGACCGAAGCCCCCCGGATCAGCGCTGAGACCGGATATGCCGTTTCGGTCAAACGGGAAGACCTCAACCACACCGGAGCCCACAAAATCAACAATGCCCTGGGGCAATGCCTTTTGGCCAAGCGGATGGGCAAAACCCGCATCATCGCCGAAACCGGTGCGGGGCAGCATGGGGTTGCAACCGCGACGATCTGCGCCCGGCTCAACCTGGAATGCGTCGTTTACATGGGCGAAGAAGACACCGAGAGGCAACGGCTGAATGTCTTCCGGATGAAACTGCTTGGGGCCGAGGTGATCCCCGTTTCGAGCGGGACAAAGACTTTGAAGGATGCGCTCAACGAAGCCATGCGCGATTGGGTCGCCAACGTCCGCGACACCCACTACGTGATCGGCACCGCTGCCGGCCCGCACCCCTACCCTTATATGGTTAGGGAGTTCCAATCGGTGATTGGCAAAGAGGCCAGGGCGCAATATTTGGAACGCCACGGGTGTTTGCCCGACACGCTTGTGGCCTGTGTTGGCGGGGGATCAAATGCAATTGGGTTCTTCCATGCTTTCGTCGGCGATCCGTCGGTCCGCATCTTTGGCGTTGAAGCGGGAGGAGACGGGGTTGCGACAGGACGCCACGCCGCCCCGCTCAGCGCCGGGCGCCCCGGAGTTCTCCATGGGTCTTACAGCTACCTGATGCAAGATGGCGACGGTCAGATCTTGCCGACCGCGTCCGTTTCGGCCGGGCTCGATTACCCTGGTGTCGGGGCCGAGCACAGCTATTTAAAGGACTCGGGACGGGTTGAATACCTGGCAGTGACCGATGATGAGGCCTTGGATGCCTTTCGGTGGCTTTCCCAAATGGAGGGCCTGATCCCGGCATTCGAATCGGCGCACGCCATCGCCCTGTTGCGCAAGGGTCTTTGGGAGCCAGGCACCCGCGTGCTGGTCAATCTCAGCGGGCGCGGCGACAAAGACATGGAACGCGCCTCTCAAATTTTCAACCTGTAA
- a CDS encoding prepilin-type N-terminal cleavage/methylation domain-containing protein, translating into MKTKTGGFTLVEIMIVVLIIGILLAIAVPNFVKARQNSRVQTVVGNLKQIESAKEQWAMDTGAASTATPTSADLTPTYLKKWPVGPVGAGTDYVANDMATLPTFKGKNSNDFQDAATKAAAIAAAGL; encoded by the coding sequence ATGAAAACTAAGACAGGCGGTTTCACCCTCGTTGAAATCATGATCGTCGTCCTGATCATCGGCATCTTGCTGGCGATTGCAGTCCCCAACTTTGTCAAGGCCCGGCAAAACAGCCGCGTCCAAACGGTTGTCGGAAACCTGAAGCAAATCGAATCGGCCAAGGAGCAATGGGCGATGGACACCGGGGCAGCCAGCACGGCAACCCCGACGAGCGCTGACCTCACCCCGACCTACCTGAAGAAATGGCCGGTCGGCCCGGTTGGCGCCGGCACCGACTATGTTGCCAACGACATGGCCACCTTGCCGACCTTCAAAGGCAAGAACTCCAACGACTTCCAAGATGCGGCAACCAAGGCTGCTGCCATCGCTGCCGCCGGACTCTAA
- a CDS encoding glycoside hydrolase family 88 protein has product MVSFLLTAFAPPPPDPTEMYEVICRQFASHRTGYFRESIGSGSDPDAVMFNWGLGVVLSAENALARLDPSRKPRLVSVISMAETYWNPQGPVPGFDVNPGPPFPEDRYYDDNAWMAMTLVESYEVTGDRHCLELAGKAIDYCLSGLDRSLGGGIYWRENHKESKNTCSNGPTAAACLAVYRHTKEPRLLAAAQDIYAWTKKNLQDPKTHLFWDNMRQDGSVDKTFWSYNTALMIRAAKGLAQATGQSRFGEDAAVMQRAAMAKWLKPAGVIDDETQFAHLLFENLDPGSFDYRQYAATLAASRNNEGLFGTRWGQRAGSKSQMLHQAAAIRALAVAELWSRAK; this is encoded by the coding sequence ATGGTCTCCTTTCTCTTGACTGCATTCGCACCGCCTCCGCCAGATCCCACCGAAATGTACGAGGTGATCTGCCGTCAGTTCGCCTCGCATCGGACGGGCTACTTCCGGGAGTCAATTGGGAGCGGCTCCGACCCAGACGCCGTGATGTTTAACTGGGGGCTGGGCGTTGTGCTTTCGGCGGAAAACGCCTTGGCCAGATTAGATCCCTCCCGCAAGCCGCGGCTTGTCTCAGTGATATCGATGGCTGAAACTTACTGGAACCCTCAGGGCCCGGTTCCCGGGTTCGATGTCAACCCAGGCCCTCCGTTTCCGGAAGACCGCTACTACGATGACAACGCCTGGATGGCAATGACGTTGGTTGAGAGCTACGAAGTCACGGGTGACCGCCATTGCCTGGAACTTGCTGGCAAGGCCATCGACTATTGCCTGAGCGGTTTGGACAGATCCCTTGGCGGCGGCATCTACTGGCGTGAAAACCACAAAGAATCCAAGAACACGTGTTCCAACGGGCCGACGGCCGCCGCCTGCCTGGCCGTTTACCGCCATACCAAAGAACCACGGCTGCTCGCCGCCGCCCAAGACATCTACGCTTGGACAAAGAAAAACCTGCAAGATCCCAAAACTCACCTGTTCTGGGACAACATGCGGCAGGACGGCTCGGTCGACAAGACTTTTTGGAGCTACAACACCGCCCTCATGATCCGGGCGGCAAAGGGATTGGCCCAGGCAACCGGCCAAAGCCGATTTGGGGAGGACGCGGCGGTGATGCAGCGGGCGGCCATGGCGAAATGGCTCAAACCCGCCGGAGTGATCGACGACGAAACCCAGTTTGCCCATCTGCTGTTCGAAAACCTGGATCCAGGCTCTTTCGATTACCGGCAGTACGCCGCAACCCTGGCTGCCTCTCGAAACAACGAGGGCTTGTTCGGCACCCGTTGGGGGCAGCGAGCAGGTTCAAAATCCCAAATGCTGCACCAAGCGGCCGCAATCCGGGCCCTAGCAGTTGCTGAGCTGTGGTCCCGCGCTAAATAG